The Streptomyces sp. SS1-1 genome has a segment encoding these proteins:
- a CDS encoding SpoIIE family protein phosphatase — protein MPHDGRARTGVPEPDAPEAGITGTGAALTAGQAASGGRALTFAGTALAAVYAADPDEPELRLLDSAGLDSPEHRLPPTLSATGGSAAAHAFRTGRPLWLNAAALASYPEGAPAPPPDKSVSLGALPLRGTDGGLGCLVVVGTSADGFDAGQQRFLECYADNVGRLLGAERAGTAPPHLLARALHAMRAGSFVLVPETGLIDADETLLELVGTTPEAFDGKVDSLLGHAVPEDMPALMAVLEPTSQAPVRRELEFRVRRPSGELRWLSLSCRVRPASGDRPEEVLGVVTATSVEHGTTDDVSRIQWLTAALDDAVSVQDVGRVAVTALREPLGADRVALADIRDDRLVVTLLDPPEPSAWPQAWRAQWRSEWPDAPISAVPTLQLALRDGRMDLWPAGTPLEPALAGIGSGGLAVLPLPAKGSVAGVCLVGWDRPHEFTPEERSLLTATAALVGQALKRAHAHDAEQELATMLQRSLLPRRLPELPGGAAVARYLPARRGLQVGGDWYDVIALSDDRVALVIGDVQGHSAGAATIMGQMRTAVRAYAVEGHPPDVVMAHANRLLTGMETDLFATCCYVELDMEEGNFLFVRAGHLAPLLRHPDGTTEEVLVEGGPPLGVLADAEFPMTAVALGTGTVLALVTDGLVEAADLPLDVGMERTRAALAAADPADLPRAADQLLGDGGPREDDVALLLLRYDGMRTKPIRAGWVVWRLPDAVMHARRFTARTLRRWHVEDAADAVLLVVSELVTNALVHTQGSVRLDLVLRGDRVRVCVSDSSPRAPAKPVIVDWESTGGRGLLLVEAVSEATGSFPVAGGKQVWSEVIVPSRAAAGRAP, from the coding sequence ATGCCTCATGACGGCCGTGCCCGGACCGGAGTTCCGGAGCCGGACGCACCGGAGGCCGGCATCACGGGCACCGGTGCGGCGCTCACGGCGGGACAGGCCGCCTCGGGCGGCCGGGCGCTGACCTTCGCGGGGACGGCGCTCGCCGCCGTCTACGCGGCCGACCCGGACGAACCCGAACTGCGGCTGCTCGACTCGGCGGGGCTGGACTCCCCGGAGCACCGGCTGCCGCCCACCCTGTCCGCGACCGGCGGCTCGGCCGCCGCCCACGCCTTCCGCACCGGCCGCCCCCTCTGGCTGAACGCCGCCGCCCTGGCCTCCTATCCCGAGGGGGCACCCGCACCGCCCCCGGACAAGAGCGTCTCCCTCGGCGCGCTGCCCCTGCGCGGCACCGACGGGGGACTCGGCTGCCTCGTCGTCGTCGGCACCTCGGCGGACGGCTTCGACGCCGGACAGCAGCGCTTCCTCGAGTGCTACGCCGACAACGTCGGCCGTCTGCTCGGCGCCGAACGGGCCGGCACCGCACCCCCGCACCTGCTCGCCCGCGCCCTGCACGCCATGCGCGCCGGCTCCTTCGTCCTCGTCCCCGAGACCGGCCTGATCGACGCCGACGAGACCCTGCTCGAACTGGTCGGCACCACCCCGGAGGCCTTCGACGGCAAGGTGGACTCCCTGCTCGGGCACGCCGTCCCGGAGGACATGCCCGCGCTGATGGCCGTCCTCGAACCGACCTCGCAGGCCCCCGTCCGCCGGGAACTGGAGTTCCGGGTCCGCCGTCCCTCCGGCGAGCTGCGCTGGCTGAGCCTGAGCTGCCGGGTGCGGCCCGCCTCCGGCGACCGGCCCGAGGAGGTGCTGGGCGTGGTCACGGCCACCTCCGTGGAGCACGGCACCACCGACGACGTGTCCCGCATCCAGTGGCTGACCGCCGCCCTCGACGACGCCGTGAGCGTCCAGGACGTCGGCCGGGTCGCCGTGACCGCGCTGCGGGAGCCGCTGGGCGCCGACCGGGTGGCGCTGGCCGACATCCGGGACGACCGGCTCGTCGTCACCCTGCTCGACCCGCCCGAACCGTCGGCCTGGCCGCAGGCGTGGCGGGCGCAGTGGCGCTCGGAGTGGCCCGACGCCCCGATCAGCGCCGTGCCCACCCTGCAACTCGCCCTGCGGGACGGCCGGATGGACCTCTGGCCCGCCGGAACCCCCCTGGAACCCGCGCTCGCGGGCATCGGCTCCGGCGGTCTCGCCGTGCTGCCCCTGCCCGCCAAGGGCAGCGTCGCCGGGGTGTGCCTGGTCGGCTGGGACCGGCCGCACGAGTTCACCCCCGAGGAGAGGTCCCTGCTCACGGCCACCGCCGCGCTCGTCGGACAGGCCCTGAAACGGGCGCACGCGCACGACGCCGAGCAGGAGCTGGCGACCATGCTCCAGCGCAGCCTGCTGCCCCGGCGCCTGCCCGAGCTGCCCGGCGGCGCGGCCGTCGCCCGCTATCTGCCCGCCCGGCGCGGCCTGCAGGTCGGCGGCGACTGGTACGACGTCATCGCGCTGTCCGACGACCGGGTCGCCCTCGTCATCGGCGATGTGCAGGGGCACAGCGCGGGAGCCGCCACGATCATGGGCCAGATGCGGACGGCGGTGCGGGCCTACGCCGTCGAGGGACACCCGCCCGACGTCGTCATGGCCCACGCCAACCGCCTGCTCACCGGTATGGAGACCGACCTCTTCGCCACCTGCTGCTATGTCGAACTGGACATGGAGGAGGGCAACTTCCTCTTCGTACGGGCCGGGCATCTGGCGCCCCTGCTGCGCCACCCGGACGGCACCACCGAGGAGGTGCTGGTCGAGGGCGGGCCCCCGCTCGGCGTCCTCGCGGACGCCGAGTTCCCGATGACGGCGGTCGCGCTGGGCACCGGCACCGTGCTCGCGCTGGTCACCGACGGCCTCGTGGAGGCCGCCGACCTCCCGCTCGACGTCGGCATGGAACGCACGCGCGCCGCGCTCGCCGCCGCCGACCCGGCCGACCTGCCCCGCGCCGCCGACCAGCTGCTCGGCGACGGCGGCCCGCGCGAGGACGACGTGGCCCTGCTCCTCCTGCGCTACGACGGCATGCGGACCAAGCCGATCCGGGCCGGCTGGGTGGTGTGGCGGCTGCCCGACGCCGTGATGCACGCCCGCCGGTTCACCGCCCGCACCCTGCGCCGCTGGCACGTCGAGGACGCGGCCGACGCCGTGCTGCTCGTCGTCTCCGAACTGGTCACCAACGCCCTCGTGCACACCCAGGGCTCGGTCCGCCTCGATCTGGTCCTGCGCGGCGACCGGGTGCGCGTCTGCGTCAGCGACTCCTCGCCGCGCGCCCCCGCCAAGCCGGTCATCGTGGACTGGGAGTCGACCGGCGGCCGGGGACTGCTCCTGGTCGAGGCGGTGTCCGAGGCCACCGGATCGTTCCCGGTGGCCGGCGGCAAGCAGGTCTGGAGCGAGGTCATCGTGCCGAGCCGTGCCGCCGCCGGCCGCGCGCCCTGA
- a CDS encoding substrate-binding domain-containing protein, translated as MRTRIRDTAVALVAATTAVALGACGSDNGGGSGDGNGPRIGILLPDNTTTRWETEDRPLLEKEIEKRCGDCTVMAANAKADVAAQQQQMDSMIANGADALLLVAVDSRAMASAVRKAQEAGIPVIAYDRLTDGPIAGHVSFDGEEVGRLQGTALLKAMGDEVPGAQIVMMNGDLTDPNAVLFKRGALSVLRGKVKIGKSYDTLQWRPEAANQNMSAAIAALGGDDIDGVYAANDGLAAGSISALRANQVRPLPPVTGQDAELGAIRRIVRGTQYMTVYKPFLPEATAGAEMAVAAARGENLDRVAEDEVTTGDGHEVPTVTLAPVSVTVNNIKDTVVKDGVYTVRQICVPDLAAACRTAGLT; from the coding sequence ATGAGAACTCGCATACGGGACACCGCCGTCGCCCTGGTCGCGGCCACCACGGCCGTCGCCCTGGGAGCCTGCGGGTCGGACAACGGAGGCGGCTCCGGCGACGGGAACGGACCGAGGATCGGGATCCTGCTGCCGGACAACACCACGACCCGCTGGGAGACCGAGGACCGGCCGCTGCTGGAGAAGGAGATCGAGAAGCGCTGCGGCGACTGCACGGTGATGGCCGCCAACGCCAAGGCGGACGTGGCCGCGCAGCAGCAGCAGATGGACTCGATGATCGCCAACGGGGCCGACGCCCTGCTGCTGGTGGCGGTGGACTCCCGCGCGATGGCCTCCGCGGTCCGCAAGGCGCAGGAGGCCGGCATCCCGGTCATCGCCTACGACCGGCTCACCGACGGGCCGATCGCCGGGCACGTCTCCTTCGACGGCGAGGAGGTCGGCCGGCTCCAGGGCACGGCCCTGCTCAAGGCGATGGGCGACGAGGTGCCGGGTGCTCAGATCGTCATGATGAACGGCGACCTCACCGACCCCAACGCGGTCCTGTTCAAACGCGGCGCCCTGTCCGTGCTGCGGGGCAAGGTGAAGATCGGCAAGAGCTACGACACCCTCCAGTGGCGGCCCGAGGCGGCCAACCAGAACATGTCCGCCGCCATCGCCGCCCTCGGCGGCGACGACATCGACGGGGTGTACGCCGCCAACGACGGACTCGCCGCCGGCAGCATCTCCGCGCTGCGGGCGAACCAGGTCCGTCCGCTGCCCCCGGTCACCGGTCAGGACGCGGAACTCGGCGCCATCCGCCGCATCGTCCGGGGCACCCAGTACATGACCGTCTACAAGCCGTTCCTCCCGGAGGCGACCGCGGGCGCCGAGATGGCCGTGGCGGCGGCCCGCGGGGAGAACCTGGACCGGGTCGCCGAGGACGAGGTGACGACCGGCGACGGGCACGAGGTGCCGACGGTGACGCTCGCCCCCGTGTCCGTGACCGTGAACAACATCAAGGACACCGTGGTGAAGGACGGCGTCTACACGGTCCGCCAGATCTGCGTCCCCGACCTCGCCGCCGCGTGCCGTACGGCCGGACTGACCTGA